The proteins below are encoded in one region of Kogia breviceps isolate mKogBre1 chromosome 8, mKogBre1 haplotype 1, whole genome shotgun sequence:
- the CEP44 gene encoding centrosomal protein of 44 kDa isoform X3: protein MATGDLKRSLRNLEQVLRSLNYPSEVDCVGLVKGDTAASLPIISYSLTSYSPFVAELLVDSNAELIAKNDSRFIDALYKLLRDQFNYKPILTKKQFRQCGFAEWKIQIICDILNCVMKKHKELSGLEKTPSQQRKKISSAKSEPCSSAEKTSAEPVAIDVIGRFMTSGKKKAVVIRHLYNEDGANIPEDTVTDVNEAFDICDLKAAEIKIPLLQVPEIKCEQQDTEVNPEIIALQTMLAECQEKLKTLTCIESRLESLEEKMKGKVMVNEKTWADLLSRVTLLETEMLLSKKNDEYIEFNEMSEDRASSSDMDSLNPDRKSKEERQANIPLSSGYSMVSSDSTPRTSTINYCGLKEISEETTIQKMERMKKMFEETAELLKCPNH from the exons ATGGCAACAGGTGACTTAAAAAGAAGCTTACGGAACCTAGAACAAGTGCTTCGCTCGCTCAATTATCCTAGCGAGGTGGATTGTGTAGG TTTGGTGAAGGGAGACACAGCGGCCTCCCTGCCTATCATCAGCTACTCCCTTACCTCGTATTCACCTTTCGTAGCAGAGCTTCTGGTGGACTCCAATGCAGAGCTCATAGCAAAGAATGACTCACGCTTCATAGATGCTCTCTACAAG CTTCTTCGTGATCAGTTTAATTATAAACCAATCTTGACGAAAAAGCAGTTTCGCCAATGTGGATTTGCAGAATGGAAAATCCAAATTATATGTGATATTTTGAATTGTGTGATGAAAAAGCACAAGGAGTTGAGTGGTCTTGAGAAG actccatcacaacaaagaaaaaaaatcagttctgctAAGTCAGAACCTTGTTCAAGCGCTGAGAAGACATCAGCTGAACCTGTGGCCATTGACGTCATTGGCAGGTTTATGACTTCAGGGAAG AAGAAAGCTGTGGTGATCCGGCACCTGTACAATGAAGATGGTGCTAACATTCCTGAAGATACAGTAACAGATGTTAATGAAGCATTTGATATTTGTGACTTAAAGGCTGCTGAAATAAAGATTCCTCTGTTACAGGTTCCTGAAATTAAGTGTGAGCAGCAA GATACAGAAGTCAATCCCGAGATTATTGCACTACAGACTATGCTAGCTGAATGCCAAGAAAAGCTGAAGACACTGACTTgcatagaaagtagattagaatctttggaagaaaaaatgaaagggaaagtgATGGTGAATGAAAAAACCTGGGCTGATCTTCTAAGTCGTGTCACTCTTCTTGAAACAGAAATGCTTTTATCTAAAAag AATGATGAATATATAGAGTTTAATGAGATGAGTGAAGACCGTGCTTCTAGTAGCGACATGGATAGTCTCAATCCGG ATagaaaaagcaaagaggaaaggcaAGCAAATATTCCTTTGTCCTCTGGTTATAGTATGGTGTCATCCGATTCAACTCCCAGAACCTCAACTATTAATTACTGTGGTTTGAAAGAGATTTCTGAG gaaacaacaatccagaaaatggaaaggatgaaaaaaat GTTTGAAGAAACTGCAGAGTTACTGAAATGTCCAAATCACTAA
- the CEP44 gene encoding centrosomal protein of 44 kDa isoform X4: MATGDLKRSLRNLEQVLRSLNYPSEVDCVGLVKGDTAASLPIISYSLTSYSPFVAELLVDSNAELIAKNDSRFIDALYKLLRDQFNYKPILTKKQFRQCGFAEWKIQIICDILNCVMKKHKELSGLEKTPSQQRKKISSAKSEPCSSAEKTSAEPVAIDVIGRFMTSGKKKAVVIRHLYNEDGANIPEDTVTDVNEAFDICDLKAAEIKIPLLQVPEIKCEQQDTEVNPEIIALQTMLAECQEKLKTLTCIESRLESLEEKMKGKVMVNEKTWADLLSRVTLLETEMLLSKKNDEYIEFNEMSEDRASSSDMDSLNPDRKSKEERQANIPLSSGYSMVSSDSTPRTSTINYCGLKEISEAG; encoded by the exons ATGGCAACAGGTGACTTAAAAAGAAGCTTACGGAACCTAGAACAAGTGCTTCGCTCGCTCAATTATCCTAGCGAGGTGGATTGTGTAGG TTTGGTGAAGGGAGACACAGCGGCCTCCCTGCCTATCATCAGCTACTCCCTTACCTCGTATTCACCTTTCGTAGCAGAGCTTCTGGTGGACTCCAATGCAGAGCTCATAGCAAAGAATGACTCACGCTTCATAGATGCTCTCTACAAG CTTCTTCGTGATCAGTTTAATTATAAACCAATCTTGACGAAAAAGCAGTTTCGCCAATGTGGATTTGCAGAATGGAAAATCCAAATTATATGTGATATTTTGAATTGTGTGATGAAAAAGCACAAGGAGTTGAGTGGTCTTGAGAAG actccatcacaacaaagaaaaaaaatcagttctgctAAGTCAGAACCTTGTTCAAGCGCTGAGAAGACATCAGCTGAACCTGTGGCCATTGACGTCATTGGCAGGTTTATGACTTCAGGGAAG AAGAAAGCTGTGGTGATCCGGCACCTGTACAATGAAGATGGTGCTAACATTCCTGAAGATACAGTAACAGATGTTAATGAAGCATTTGATATTTGTGACTTAAAGGCTGCTGAAATAAAGATTCCTCTGTTACAGGTTCCTGAAATTAAGTGTGAGCAGCAA GATACAGAAGTCAATCCCGAGATTATTGCACTACAGACTATGCTAGCTGAATGCCAAGAAAAGCTGAAGACACTGACTTgcatagaaagtagattagaatctttggaagaaaaaatgaaagggaaagtgATGGTGAATGAAAAAACCTGGGCTGATCTTCTAAGTCGTGTCACTCTTCTTGAAACAGAAATGCTTTTATCTAAAAag AATGATGAATATATAGAGTTTAATGAGATGAGTGAAGACCGTGCTTCTAGTAGCGACATGGATAGTCTCAATCCGG ATagaaaaagcaaagaggaaaggcaAGCAAATATTCCTTTGTCCTCTGGTTATAGTATGGTGTCATCCGATTCAACTCCCAGAACCTCAACTATTAATTACTGTGGTTTGAAAGAGATTTCTGAG GCaggttaa
- the CEP44 gene encoding centrosomal protein of 44 kDa isoform X5, with amino-acid sequence MATGDLKRSLRNLEQVLRSLNYPSEVDCVGLVKGDTAASLPIISYSLTSYSPFVAELLVDSNAELIAKNDSRFIDALYKLLRDQFNYKPILTKKQFRQCGFAEWKIQIICDILNCVMKKHKELSGLEKTPSQQRKKISSAKSEPCSSAEKTSAEPVAIDVIGRFMTSGKKKAVVIRHLYNEDGANIPEDTVTDVNEAFDICDLKAAEIKIPLLQVPEIKCEQQDTEVNPEIIALQTMLAECQEKLKTLTCIESRLESLEEKMKGKVMVNEKTWADLLSRVTLLETEMLLSKKNDEYIEFNEMSEDRASSSDMDSLNPEKAKRKGKQIFLCPLVIVWCHPIQLPEPQLLITVV; translated from the exons ATGGCAACAGGTGACTTAAAAAGAAGCTTACGGAACCTAGAACAAGTGCTTCGCTCGCTCAATTATCCTAGCGAGGTGGATTGTGTAGG TTTGGTGAAGGGAGACACAGCGGCCTCCCTGCCTATCATCAGCTACTCCCTTACCTCGTATTCACCTTTCGTAGCAGAGCTTCTGGTGGACTCCAATGCAGAGCTCATAGCAAAGAATGACTCACGCTTCATAGATGCTCTCTACAAG CTTCTTCGTGATCAGTTTAATTATAAACCAATCTTGACGAAAAAGCAGTTTCGCCAATGTGGATTTGCAGAATGGAAAATCCAAATTATATGTGATATTTTGAATTGTGTGATGAAAAAGCACAAGGAGTTGAGTGGTCTTGAGAAG actccatcacaacaaagaaaaaaaatcagttctgctAAGTCAGAACCTTGTTCAAGCGCTGAGAAGACATCAGCTGAACCTGTGGCCATTGACGTCATTGGCAGGTTTATGACTTCAGGGAAG AAGAAAGCTGTGGTGATCCGGCACCTGTACAATGAAGATGGTGCTAACATTCCTGAAGATACAGTAACAGATGTTAATGAAGCATTTGATATTTGTGACTTAAAGGCTGCTGAAATAAAGATTCCTCTGTTACAGGTTCCTGAAATTAAGTGTGAGCAGCAA GATACAGAAGTCAATCCCGAGATTATTGCACTACAGACTATGCTAGCTGAATGCCAAGAAAAGCTGAAGACACTGACTTgcatagaaagtagattagaatctttggaagaaaaaatgaaagggaaagtgATGGTGAATGAAAAAACCTGGGCTGATCTTCTAAGTCGTGTCACTCTTCTTGAAACAGAAATGCTTTTATCTAAAAag AATGATGAATATATAGAGTTTAATGAGATGAGTGAAGACCGTGCTTCTAGTAGCGACATGGATAGTCTCAATCCGG aaaaagcaaagaggaaaggcaAGCAAATATTCCTTTGTCCTCTGGTTATAGTATGGTGTCATCCGATTCAACTCCCAGAACCTCAACTATTAATTACTGTGGTTTGA
- the CEP44 gene encoding centrosomal protein of 44 kDa isoform X1 yields the protein MATGDLKRSLRNLEQVLRSLNYPSEVDCVGLVKGDTAASLPIISYSLTSYSPFVAELLVDSNAELIAKNDSRFIDALYKLLRDQFNYKPILTKKQFRQCGFAEWKIQIICDILNCVMKKHKELSGLEKTPSQQRKKISSAKSEPCSSAEKTSAEPVAIDVIGRFMTSGKKKAVVIRHLYNEDGANIPEDTVTDVNEAFDICDLKAAEIKIPLLQVPEIKCEQQDTEVNPEIIALQTMLAECQEKLKTLTCIESRLESLEEKMKGKVMVNEKTWADLLSRVTLLETEMLLSKKNDEYIEFNEMSEDRASSSDMDSLNPDRKSKEERQANIPLSSGYSMVSSDSTPRTSTINYCGLKEISENLPTCWSVPSSCSHPGRLRSRPAPSHSSWTLLGPSPGFRLHFWDPMSPFPCCTRMF from the exons ATGGCAACAGGTGACTTAAAAAGAAGCTTACGGAACCTAGAACAAGTGCTTCGCTCGCTCAATTATCCTAGCGAGGTGGATTGTGTAGG TTTGGTGAAGGGAGACACAGCGGCCTCCCTGCCTATCATCAGCTACTCCCTTACCTCGTATTCACCTTTCGTAGCAGAGCTTCTGGTGGACTCCAATGCAGAGCTCATAGCAAAGAATGACTCACGCTTCATAGATGCTCTCTACAAG CTTCTTCGTGATCAGTTTAATTATAAACCAATCTTGACGAAAAAGCAGTTTCGCCAATGTGGATTTGCAGAATGGAAAATCCAAATTATATGTGATATTTTGAATTGTGTGATGAAAAAGCACAAGGAGTTGAGTGGTCTTGAGAAG actccatcacaacaaagaaaaaaaatcagttctgctAAGTCAGAACCTTGTTCAAGCGCTGAGAAGACATCAGCTGAACCTGTGGCCATTGACGTCATTGGCAGGTTTATGACTTCAGGGAAG AAGAAAGCTGTGGTGATCCGGCACCTGTACAATGAAGATGGTGCTAACATTCCTGAAGATACAGTAACAGATGTTAATGAAGCATTTGATATTTGTGACTTAAAGGCTGCTGAAATAAAGATTCCTCTGTTACAGGTTCCTGAAATTAAGTGTGAGCAGCAA GATACAGAAGTCAATCCCGAGATTATTGCACTACAGACTATGCTAGCTGAATGCCAAGAAAAGCTGAAGACACTGACTTgcatagaaagtagattagaatctttggaagaaaaaatgaaagggaaagtgATGGTGAATGAAAAAACCTGGGCTGATCTTCTAAGTCGTGTCACTCTTCTTGAAACAGAAATGCTTTTATCTAAAAag AATGATGAATATATAGAGTTTAATGAGATGAGTGAAGACCGTGCTTCTAGTAGCGACATGGATAGTCTCAATCCGG ATagaaaaagcaaagaggaaaggcaAGCAAATATTCCTTTGTCCTCTGGTTATAGTATGGTGTCATCCGATTCAACTCCCAGAACCTCAACTATTAATTACTGTGGTTTGAAAGAGATTTCTGAG AACCTTCCCACGTGCTGGAGTGTCCCATCCTCTTGTTCCCACCCGGGCCGGCTGCGCTCTAGGCCTGCTCCATCCCATTCATCCTGGACTCTCCTGGGCCCCTCTCCTGGGTTCCGTCTTCATTTCTGGGATCCCATGTCCCCCTTTCCTTGCTGCACGCGGATGTTTTAG
- the CEP44 gene encoding centrosomal protein of 44 kDa isoform X2 — protein MATGDLKRSLRNLEQVLRSLNYPSEVDCVGLVKGDTAASLPIISYSLTSYSPFVAELLVDSNAELIAKNDSRFIDALYKLLRDQFNYKPILTKKQFRQCGFAEWKIQIICDILNCVMKKHKELSGLEKTPSQQRKKISSAKSEPCSSAEKTSAEPVAIDVIGRFMTSGKKAVVIRHLYNEDGANIPEDTVTDVNEAFDICDLKAAEIKIPLLQVPEIKCEQQDTEVNPEIIALQTMLAECQEKLKTLTCIESRLESLEEKMKGKVMVNEKTWADLLSRVTLLETEMLLSKKNDEYIEFNEMSEDRASSSDMDSLNPDRKSKEERQANIPLSSGYSMVSSDSTPRTSTINYCGLKEISENLPTCWSVPSSCSHPGRLRSRPAPSHSSWTLLGPSPGFRLHFWDPMSPFPCCTRMF, from the exons ATGGCAACAGGTGACTTAAAAAGAAGCTTACGGAACCTAGAACAAGTGCTTCGCTCGCTCAATTATCCTAGCGAGGTGGATTGTGTAGG TTTGGTGAAGGGAGACACAGCGGCCTCCCTGCCTATCATCAGCTACTCCCTTACCTCGTATTCACCTTTCGTAGCAGAGCTTCTGGTGGACTCCAATGCAGAGCTCATAGCAAAGAATGACTCACGCTTCATAGATGCTCTCTACAAG CTTCTTCGTGATCAGTTTAATTATAAACCAATCTTGACGAAAAAGCAGTTTCGCCAATGTGGATTTGCAGAATGGAAAATCCAAATTATATGTGATATTTTGAATTGTGTGATGAAAAAGCACAAGGAGTTGAGTGGTCTTGAGAAG actccatcacaacaaagaaaaaaaatcagttctgctAAGTCAGAACCTTGTTCAAGCGCTGAGAAGACATCAGCTGAACCTGTGGCCATTGACGTCATTGGCAGGTTTATGACTTCAGGGAAG AAAGCTGTGGTGATCCGGCACCTGTACAATGAAGATGGTGCTAACATTCCTGAAGATACAGTAACAGATGTTAATGAAGCATTTGATATTTGTGACTTAAAGGCTGCTGAAATAAAGATTCCTCTGTTACAGGTTCCTGAAATTAAGTGTGAGCAGCAA GATACAGAAGTCAATCCCGAGATTATTGCACTACAGACTATGCTAGCTGAATGCCAAGAAAAGCTGAAGACACTGACTTgcatagaaagtagattagaatctttggaagaaaaaatgaaagggaaagtgATGGTGAATGAAAAAACCTGGGCTGATCTTCTAAGTCGTGTCACTCTTCTTGAAACAGAAATGCTTTTATCTAAAAag AATGATGAATATATAGAGTTTAATGAGATGAGTGAAGACCGTGCTTCTAGTAGCGACATGGATAGTCTCAATCCGG ATagaaaaagcaaagaggaaaggcaAGCAAATATTCCTTTGTCCTCTGGTTATAGTATGGTGTCATCCGATTCAACTCCCAGAACCTCAACTATTAATTACTGTGGTTTGAAAGAGATTTCTGAG AACCTTCCCACGTGCTGGAGTGTCCCATCCTCTTGTTCCCACCCGGGCCGGCTGCGCTCTAGGCCTGCTCCATCCCATTCATCCTGGACTCTCCTGGGCCCCTCTCCTGGGTTCCGTCTTCATTTCTGGGATCCCATGTCCCCCTTTCCTTGCTGCACGCGGATGTTTTAG